The genomic segment ATCATAAATATGACGGCGAGCAAAGCAAAAGAGACACTTTTCAAAGACGAGACCATTTTGAAATATGTAAGTGTGGATGGTTAGAAGAGTGAAGCCCTTTAATCTTTAATTTATTCATCATTAAACATTGTTACATTATTCATACCGGTGAACAAGGACCACTTCTACTAAGGGACGTTCACAACATACATATCACATTACTATATACAGTGCAGTGCAGTACAGTGGATCGTTATGTGTATTGCCGGGGGAACGgcgggaggaagggggagggctTGTGAAATTCCATtggcttttttcttcttcttcttttaccACAGCACAGTTGTTCTATAAAAGTTGCCCATTGAGAGTTACACATTTTCACAGCTACAGAAAATTAAGGTTGAATCTACGGTAAATCAACTCCTGTGGGGAATATGACTTGGGACACATTGTTGATATGAGTTTGCTATTATTATGCTATAAAACATTCTAAGTTAGTCGAGCAGCTCCGGGGTTCGAGAGCCAGAGGAGAGGCATGAGATCAGCGTGCATGCGTGCTGCAGACATTCAGACAGGGCAGCCATCTTGAAAATGGACTGGCCCACATCTCCCAATTTAGGCCTCATTTTTGGTGCTTTCCcttttatataaaaaaatacaaaacataatGGCGAAAATAATTAGTGTTTCATTCCATTTTCCAATTTTTTTCAGTTTTCTAAaactttttttctatttttttcttgTCCGGCACTTAGCTACATATTGACAAAGTATACAATATTTTACAACTGAAGACTGAAATAACACTTGATTAGTCTAATCGGATATACGGTACAAGGCCCATATCCAATCAGTCAAATGGAAGCTAACCAGTAGGAAGCAACACAACAAGCCTATGGTGTGAAGGAAGCTGTCCGACAGCTCTGCATTAACACGAGCACCCGCCCTCTGGGACAGTGGGTTCTGCTGGTTTGTCCAGCTTTATGTCAATCACTGGAAAGTGTCCAATTAAGGAAAACTTGGGGAATACATAGAAAATGGTTAAACATTATCTGCATATTCCATTCTAAACAACAAAACTGTGGCACATAACATAGTCAACAGAAATTACTTGAATGCAATATAATAgaccctctatctttctctctctcacacacaagcacgcgtgcacatacacacacattcacacaattCCACACTATATGTAACTACGCCCTCCTTCCAACCACCATAGTCTATCCTTCATCATGTCTCCCTAGTAGAGCACTGCTACCCAACTCGAGTCCTACGGGCCCCCAACATTATACATCGGGTTGGGAAGGGCCTTAGCTACCTAagagctctctgtctctctctcgtcttgtGAGCAGCCAAGCGGAGCCGTTGCTATGGACACTCACACATGCAGAGAGTGCATGGAGCAGATGCAGTGCAGCGCAGAAGTGCAGAGATGAGCAGCTAAAGGTGAAAGTTATTTCTGATTTCGGGTATGGGCAGAAGCAATCGGGCCAGGGAACGGTAGGGCCTTAACGTCGCGGGCATTGGAAGGGCTCTGGCTTAAATTTCATGCCCGTGCAGGGCTCTACTCCCTAGGTACAGAGTCCTATCCTGCTATACCGTCACTAGGGGGCATCCTCTCCCCTTGTCCtatactgccctacaaaggcaaagtgCAGTAACTACGAATTTGGTCCAAAATCTTTGATCTGTTGTAATGGCCAGGTATATTATCTGATTAATGTGGTATTTAGGTTCCTGAAACAAGAACAAGTCAGTCGATCAAAATACATCATGAAGTACCATAACGTAGTTACTGAACTTTGCCTTTTTTTTAAGGGCATACAAACCAATGATCATATTACTGGTTCAATGCACTGgagatggcaccctatttctgCCTACTTCTCTACTAACGTAGCAGCAACCACAACGAGTTGAAGGATTGTTTCTCTCTACTGAGTTCCTCTTTGTTGTTCTGAGCCTTGATTAACAGTGTTGAGTCACTCACTCTGTTCTAAAGGATACTGCCTTCAGGGTTCACATCGTCCAAACTCTCCATCCCAGGTAAGGTTGCTGCAACGCGGCGAAACAgctggagagggaaagagaaagagaaagagaaaaacagagaaagagagagcgagagagtggagGGAAAATAGTTTGAAAGAATAGAATCGAACTAACACAATAAAACTACATACTAGAAGGAATTTCCACAATCTAAATCTTATGTTTGAGTGAGTGACTTGAAGCAAATTAAGAAGCAACAATTCTGAAATGTTGAGTGCCTAATTAAGAAATGCTACATTTTTATAGTAAGAATCACCTGTTTGACATTGGTGCCTGTCTTGGCACTGGTTTCGATGAACATCACATTCAGTTCTTTGGCTCTCTGCTCTCCAGCCTCAATAGTGATTTGCCTGTGGGAGAATCAGACCATAGCATGCATTCAGATGTTTCAAGGGAAATACTTGACAGACATCTTGAATGGTTTATGTAGAACCAATGACGTTGAACAATTGATGCATAATTGAATCAAATCAGGTGACTCATGTTCACGCTGTCAACACATATATAATCAATTTAAAGGGATTGAAAAAGTAACATTAAGGCAGACAAACTACACCTCTGATAGGCTTATGCAATAAATAACATATTTATAAGAAAGATATATGctataatacactgagtgtacaaaaattaggaacaccttcctaatattgatttgcaccttccttttgccctcagaacagcctcaattcatcggggcatggatcctacaaggtgtcgaaagcgttccacagggatgctggcccatgttgactccaatgcttcccacagttgtgtcaaattggctggatgtcctttgggtggtggaccattcttgatacacaaaggaaactgttgagcgtgaatatTCGGCCCGCGGGCCACCAATTGGGGAACCCTGAACTAGACCCACCTCTTCTCCTCCAGGTCTGTCTTGTTGCCCACTAACATGATGATGACATCACTGCCCCTCTCTGTTCGAACGTCGTCAATCCACTTACAGGTCTGCTGGAACGAGTTCACGTCTGTGGAGGAAATACATCATTTACAAACTTTTTACTGGATTTTACTGTGTACACCAAAACGACAAGCCATTATAGTGCACAAgggtaacagtgtgtgtgtgtgtgtgtgtgcgtgcctgtgtgtgtgcgtgtgtgtgtgcgtgcctgcgtgtgtgtgtgcgtgcgtgcacgcgcgtgtgtgtgtgtgtgcctgcgtatgtgtgtgcatgtgtgtgcgtgtgtgcgtgcgtgcacgtgtgtgtgtgtgcatgcatatggTTCTGCTTGTAGTGTGAGTTGTAATGTCTTGCTGCTCACTTGTAATGTCATACACCACCACAGCGACAGTTGAGTCCCGTATGTAGCTGGGAATGAGACTCCTGAAGCGCTCCTGGCCAGCTGTATCCCACAGCTGCAGCCTCACCTAGATACATAGCACACACAGAGCTACACTACTGGCTAAACCGCAACAACAGCTCTGTATTAACACGATTATTTAAGTTTAATTTCACCAGGTAAGTTGAATAAGAATACATTCTCATTTATGAATGCCTCATCGATGTAATTAGTATGTAGTATGTACATTATGTATagttcagtggaggctggtggaaggagctataggaggatgggctcattgtaatgactggaatTGAATttatggaatggagtcaaacatgtggtttccatatgtttgatgggGTTCATACCGAtcaatttattccattccagccattacaatgagcctgtcctcctatagctcctcccaccagcctcctctggtatacTTAGTATGTATAGTATGCTAGGAGAATTGGAGTGCTACTAGTTAGGGTGCTAGGCTACTAGTTAGGGTGCTAGGCCACTAAAAAGGGTAGAAATAATGTAGTCCGTGTTGATCTGTGTGTTCCTTTCAGGTAACTGACAGAGTTTCTTACTGTTCGGTCCTCCAGGTACATGGTCTTTGATAAGAAGTCAATCCCAATGGTCGCCTGTCAAATAAAATAAGAGGAAAATGATATTAGCAATAATAGCACAATAAAAGGAGTCCCACAGGGTACAGTGTTTCACCCTCTATCATTTGTTATTCACAAAAGAAAATATGTATTGTGATAGATAGAAAACATAAAAAGCTATTCAGGCCAAGCACTGACATCTAATCAAATCTACGGTAATTCGATTTGTATTGCCCTTTGTACATTGTACTGTAATTACCTGATATGTGTTGTCGAAGCTGTCGTACATGAACCTGGTGATCAATGATGTTTTCCCCACTGGAAGAGGAACAGAACACAGGGGTGAACAttgatacatacagtacatacatacatacatacattcggaaagtattcagatgccttgactttttccacatttttttcacgttacagcctcattgtaaaatggattaaattgctgttttttttctcatcaatctacacacaatacccataatgacaaagaaaaaacaggtttagacatttttgaaaatgtattaaaaactgaaatatcacatttacataagtattcagaccctttactcagttctttgttgaagcccctttggcagcaattacagctttgagtcttcttgggtatgacgctacaagcttggcacacctgtatttggggagtttctcccattcttctctgcagatcctctcaagctctgtcaggttggatggggagcatcactgcacagctatttttgggtctctccagagatgttcgctcgggttcaagtccgtgctctggctgggccactcaaggacattcagaggacctgaacactctggagcaggttttcatcaaatcaaatcaaatcacattttattggccacatgcgccgaatacaacaggtgcagacattacagtgaaatgcttacttacagcccttaaccaacagtgcatatttttttttttttttaagtaaaaataaaacaacaacaaaaaaagtgttgagaaaaaaagagcagaagtaaaataaaataatagtagggaggctatatatacaggggggtaccggtgcagagtcaaagtgcgggggcaccggctagttgaggtagttgaagtaatatgtacatgtgggtagagttaaagtgactatgcataaatcattaacatgctccgttcatctttccctcgatcctgactagtttcccagtccctgccgctgaaaaacatccccatagcatgatgctgccaccaccatgcttcaccgtagggagggtgccaggtttcctccagacgtgacgcttggcattcaggccaaagagttcaatctttgttttgtcagaccagagaatcttgttgctcatggtctgagagtcatttaggtgccttttggcaaactccaagcgggctgtcatgtgccttttactgaggagtggcttccatctggccactctaccaccataaaggcctgattggtggagtgctgcagagatggt from the Coregonus clupeaformis isolate EN_2021a chromosome 14, ASM2061545v1, whole genome shotgun sequence genome contains:
- the LOC121580717 gene encoding ras-related protein Rab-6B-like isoform X1 is translated as MSAGGDLGNPLRKFKLVFLGEQSVGKTSLITRFMYDSFDNTYQATIGIDFLSKTMYLEDRTVRLQLWDTAGQERFRSLIPSYIRDSTVAVVVYDITNVNSFQQTCKWIDDVRTERGSDVIIMLVGNKTDLEEKRQITIEAGEQRAKELNVMFIETSAKTGTNVKQLFRRVAATLPGMESLDDVNPEGMIDIKLDKPAEPTVPEGGCSC
- the LOC121580717 gene encoding ras-related protein Rab-6B-like isoform X2; this translates as MSAGGDLGNPLRKFKLVFLGEQSVGKTSLITRFMYDSFDNTYQATIGIDFLSKTMYLEDRTVRNSVRLQLWDTAGQERFRSLIPSYIRDSTVAVVVYDITNVNSFQQTCKWIDDVRTERGSDVIIMLVGNKTDLEEKRQITIEAGEQRAKELNVMFIETSAKTGTNVKQLFRRVAATLPGMESLDDVNPEGMIDIKLDKPAEPTVPEGGCSC